Part of the Drosophila kikkawai strain 14028-0561.14 chromosome 3L, DkikHiC1v2, whole genome shotgun sequence genome is shown below.
ATGTGTGGAAGTAAGCGTTTTCAATGCCATGGCACGTAATAATCACAATGGATTGCACTTGAACAGTCCCAACCGTTCGACCCTGACTTGCTCTGGCTCGGCGCCTGAGAGTATGCAGCATTCCATGGCATTCAAGGCAGAGTTGGCAAGTTGGAGATTTTCTAGGATTATAATCAGTGTTGGAAATTAAtgtctaaaattaaaataaaccaagttttgaaagtttttttttagtaaaattaatattaaagtcTAATTTCTCTTCCCTTAAATACTACTGGcaattttgattatttctACAAGGATAACCAGTGTATATTTAGATTTAGATTTTAAGTTGTATTTATTCGTAATCCTTGATTAAGTTTCTTCGGCatgtttattcatttttttgtaatcATTTTTTTCGGCACCACTGCTTAGGAAGCTAAAACCGTTAAGGGGGCGTGGCTTAACCCCCTTTGAGCCGTGAGGAGCAGTGTCGTGAGGAACGTTTTTCAATATCAGACAAATAGACAACGAATTACATTGTAAGTAGCTCACGTGCCCTGGATTATGCGTGATATGCCTGGAAATTACTTCATTAGCAGCCGCAAATGGCGCTCTGCATTCTAAACAAGTGTGCACACAGCGGGGTGAAATGGGCCAAATTAGGGGTGAAAAGTAGGGGGCGGACACACACAGAGTCACTGGGATTGTCACTTTTTATGCAAAGCAGCAAAGCAAACACAAAAAGAGAAATTCGCTAGAACAGAGGTCACACAATACAAGAGTAAAACAAgagggaaaaaaaagagaaacacCTAAATGGTATTTGAAATGCGCTTAATAATCAATATTTTGAGGCGATAATTGTGTGCgtgttttggttttatttaaccAACTCGAAGAACATGTTCACAGGCACTCACAGAATTGATAGTCAGTTTGTGGGTTAAAGGTTAAGGTTGAACTTTCTACAGGATATATGAAGCTGCCAGCGAAACTCGAAACTCGAACTGcaatcattaatttaaaattaatgtttttccGCTTCGGTTGCTCTACATTCCGCTCTGCCATGCAGTTTGTCGCGGCCGCAGAATTAAATCAAAAGGCGgcctttatttttgtttccccTGTTGCAATTTTACCCGCTCAATTTGcgccacaacaaaaaaaaaaaggatggaaaAAAGTGGGAAAAATTGCACGCGGCCAGCAGGAAAATATTGAAGATAATTTGCGGCTTTGATTGTGCATTGGATTTGCGCAAATTAACTCAATTCATGGCCGCTCACATGGGAATTTAATTAACTGACCGACGCCACGGCGAGAGCGAAAAGCGGAGAACGAGAATAAACCTTTAACTGGATAaggctttaattaatttgcatttgatGCAAAGGATACGGAGGAAAGATTTGCCCAAGTTAAAGACAAAAGTTTTGCGAGCGGCAAAAACTTTTGCGCCACACGCACAGTAGCGTGGAAGAGGAATTAATAAGCTTGCTGCCATTTCGTATGCCACGAACATTGCAAATCTATGTAAATGCGTCGCATgtggcgtatacttaatgtGCCTGACATGCAATGTTTGGCACTAGGACACAGAGGAGAGGAAAAGGGATAAACGGGGACTCCGTCAAGGAGTGTTTGGGAAGCAGCTGCGGGAACATTTATAACATTGTGTTAATGCGACTTATGTGACAGACCAGTTAATTactgcgtgtgtgtttggtgAGCAAgtttggccaaaaacaacTGTTCGCACAGCTTCACAGCTTCCCCTTGATTTTCCGCTTACATTTCCCATATTTTCCGCACCCGCTGTGCGAAATGCTTTTCAATGATGATGATTCTCCCCTCCTTAGATGTGTTTACATTGCCAAAAATGTTTCCCACTATGATGTGTTTGCCCAGCCCTTCTTGTACACACCGACCGTTTATAATTAAATCCAGCTAACAATATTTATGGAATGCTCGAGAAGCGATGAACTTTACTTAACTTAAGTGACAGCGCGCTAGTATTTATCCTGCCGATTGTTGTTTGCTAAAGAATTTCAAGGCGGACctcctttcttttttctggGAACTCTTGAGAACTCTAGCTTAATGAGTGGCCCCGGGGTGGTATAATGAATTTGTTGGCCATTTTGAAGGTCCTTCCAATTATAATGGCCCCAAAACCTGATCTACTGCCTGAACTTTAACCTTACGAGCTGGCTTAAGCTGGTGCTTTTTTTCCTCAGCCTTCTATAAATCATCGTTTTAGCTGCAGTTGTGTCTTAGGGAAAAGACaatgcacagggaaaaatcGGAAGCACTTTGTAAGAATTTTTTAGGGATTAatggaaaaatatgtatataaagatatagagtaataattataactagatataattttttgtggtctataaatattttaaaaatttaattttaagtatcTTAagatcataaaatatatagagctatttaaaaataaaatctcgCTTATTTGGAAAGTATTAAACTTATTCAACGaactatttataattttatttaattggtttttaagatatttttattaaaatacattaatttttaaaccaatattattttaaataatacctaagcaaatgttttgttttgagtacctcaaaaaaatatatgacaGAGGACGACGGAACACTTGTAACaatgtaatttaaaacgaCAACGGCAACAATCACCCACGCAGGATCCTGAGTCAAAGACATCCAGTGCCATAAGGGAGGACAAAGCTTTAAACCGAAtgaaaagcaacaacagcaacaacaaagactGGAGCTCCGACAAATGGAAGCcgtaacaaaaacaacaaacaaatttcaGGCAAAAGGCCAAATCCTGCCGCCGGTCAACAGTCAGCAGTAGGGAAAACCAGGAAAAGGCAGCTGCTGGAAGAAggcggaaaatggaaaaaaaaaggacgagACAGAACAGGACAGGGCAGACCAGGAATTCCTGGGATAGACCTTTCCCAGCAGCTACGGGCGCTAAAGTCGGGCATAATCacataataaacattttccatGCCATGCCGAAAAACCCGACAAAAGGGACAGTTGGAGGTTTTCATTAGGGCGCGAGAACAGAAGAggagcagcggcggcgacagTGGAAggggaaacggaaacggaaatggaaaCGCAAACGCAAACCGAAACCGACATGATAATAAATATGTGCGGgaaaaagtgtaaaaaataaaatggcgaCAGACAAATTCAAGATAAACAAAAGCGCgaacaggcacacacacacatgcatacaTGTATGTGTGTTTATTAGGCAAACACATActccacacacactcacaccacTTGGTGGCGCATGTAAACAAGCCAAGAAGGAGATATCCTTAATGGCCGAAATTAAACGCGCCTGAATGGCAAGGGAAATGATTGGATTTCCTAAAACCGGGAAACCATCAAGGCCAGACGAAGCTGTCATCCAGTCTTCGCATGAACCAGCTTCGCTCTATTTTCCAGGCATTTTCACTGATTTTTTCACGCTTAATTTCCCGCCCTCCCCTGGGCAGGCGCAGCTTGTGGTTTTATGTGcgctattatttttaatttctttcatATTTCCCGCTGTCgtcgttttttttaatgcGGTTTACTGGGGACATGCGGGAcctttttatggccaaagtTTCTGATTGTTTTGGGAATTAAACTCTaggcatttaatttgatttaaagcGCGCACAACTAGGCGTATGATGAATGTGGAATCGAGCAGCCAAGCCCACGCAGTTTCCTAGGCCAGTCAATAAGTTTTCGGTTAGCATAAATTCTGGAAAAGTTTTAGGTTTGTCTCTCTTTTCCCTCAAGGGAGAAGTATGTATGTTCCGACCCCAACCAATACTTTTGTTGACTCTTTGGGCGTTATAAGTCAAAAGTTGTCTTATCCTGGATGAAATATGGTTCACGTCCTGCTCATTTGACTAATTGCAGTTTTCCCCCAGATCAGATCTTATCCTTTCCCTTTGCTGGAGCCTTTGAAACGTTCTTTTCCCTGGCAGTTAGTTGGCAATCGTGTCCGGGAAAATGCAATCTGGACTCCTGTCAGAGCCACTCCCTCCGCGCTTTAGGCCAGCCCCTCTGCTGTTGCCTGCGAAATCTGCGAAATGTTGCCATGTTATCCTTGTGTCTTGCCTTTTGCTGCCAAAAATCCTTTCGGAAAAAGAGCAGCACGGAGCTGTAGGaccaagaaaaaacaaaagtcgAGAGGAAAATTCGTTTATCGCGCCGCAaaattgttttcgtttttgtatatatacaaagcacataatatatattttagttagtTTGCACTCTCTATTTTCCCAGCCTCTATTGtctgctttaaaaatattaagggGAAACGAGAAACTCGAACTTGAGTTTACTGAACCGAAACTCTTGATGCTCTTTAATTGAGTTTTAAACTAGGATTGggtttgtatttaaaaaaggtaaaatattCAAGGGCATCAAAGTCTTGAAAAGTTATATTAGTATAAAAGGAAATGGCATTATCCTTTGTCtactttacatttaaattgatGTACAAGACATTGCAAATATCGATAGATATCAAAGCAATTACATTCCAATGGCCTTCTATAGATTGAATTAATATTTGCTGGAAAACAAGGAAAACTTTAAGTAATTGGTTTTGTTTCTCCTTATATTTCTCTGCCTTTATGGCCCATAAATGTAGTTTGTCTTGTAAGAGATTTGAACTGTACAAGTTTAACTTGTAAACATAGCCTATAATATCCATAATGAAATACAATTTCCGGGCATAATTGACTCTTGTTTGGATGTGGGCTTAGTCAATACCATTAATCTTTATACCATTGCGTTAAAGAAGTCAGGACTTGAATTAAATTTCTCAATAAACTCCTGGGTTtaaagaaattgttgaaaCTCCTTTCCTTAATGATTCCAATCTGCACGTCATGTGCCTTGAAGTTTCAGAATGCTTTGGCTTTTATAGCATCCTTGGCAAGGGTATGGCCAAATTGAGTTTGCCTTAAATTATGCCTGGTCTTTGGCGCCCTGGACCAGACCAGAACAGAACACAACAGACCCTaccagaccagaccagagAGCAATCCGGAGGCTAAGGCCACGCCCAAACGCCCCTTAAGCGACTGCAGCAAACAGTTTCACTTTTGATGGccaaaagcagcaacagcagccaaaAGTCATTTTGGCCtcctactttttttttcgttgccCTCTCTCTCGGCTGTGTAATTTATGAGTTTGCGCCTCAAGTTGTGGGCCACACGTAACCGGGTTTTAGAACATCATGGAGAacggcagcaggagcaggagccacTGCAGCGACGGCTTATCGCCATTGTCTCGTCCAACCTTGGTGCGgttgttttctctttttccagctgctgctgctgctactgctgttgTCTGGCAGTTTATGAAAACTGCAGCGGCAAATGTTTGGCTTTTTCCGGGCAGCTTGGAAAGCGGGGCGAATGGCGACCTACCGCAGCAGCAGTAGGCACCCAGGAGGGCAATGTCCTTGTTTATGCGCCGACACTCTGCAGCTCCTGCGGCTCTTGATTGAATTGTGTCCTTGTCATTGCATGTCGTCAGCCATCCGTCCGTCTGCTCTGCCGCAAAAAAGTGGATTAGCTTCTGGCTCGCAGCCTCCTAGCCCAaagtttaattaactttttcaGCTCAATTTCTAAACATGTTCTCGGCTTAcgttgcttttttttaagccaaaaggggttatttaatttaatagcaAAGGCTTAGGCGAGGGCAGCTGCAAgggttttatttgaattaaaaaacgaATCGAGggtatttcaaaatttaatttattatttacctaACATTTACATGTATGCGATTTGTAAAAGCACTCTGCTCAATTAAACACTTTTCCTCGGCCATTGAAAGCATGATTTATAACCAACCAGAGTCAAGTTTGTTGGGCAAATTTATCGAGCAAACCTCTGCTTAACCCCATCATGCTTGGCCTCACCCCCACTAAGCTGTGTTGTGTATTTCTTTTGGCCCACTGTCAAGTGACTTTAAATGGCAGCGCGGCTTTTGACAGCTGCAAGCTCGGAGCTCAGGACTCGGAGCTCAAAAGCACAGAGCTCTCCAACCAGCTAACCAGCACCGAGCTCTCCAAGTATTACAACTGACAGCTGGCGTCTGATGCGGTTTATGTTAAAAGGCAAACCATTGAGGCAGCCCACACATGTGCGCACTCACACACGcgaatttatgtttatgttaaCAGAGTCGAGCCATTCAAGTGGCAAGCCAAAACAAGACAACCCTCGAATAAGCCCCACCTACCTTCCCTCCCCCCCTGCACCGTGTACAGTCATAACCACCTGCCCCCGGATGAGATGAGATGCAGTCATGTGCACAAAGCCGAAAACATTGTAACCGAGCGCGCGAGTTTCACAGATAACAGCGTCAACTGCCTCCGCTTGAGCTGGCGATGGTTAGGCGCGACactcaaaaaaaggaaatctgTAAATAGTTTCAAAAATCTCTCCACCGAAAAGATAAAGGCTCTATGCTTTCAAGTCATACTTTATAAACCAAATAAAGATACAAACTCATTCGGCTTTTGGAGGCGTCTCCTCCTTGGCTGCTTCCTCCTCCTTATCAGCTCCCTCCTCCTTGGCCGCTCCCTCCTCGGCGGCTTCTTCACCTCCAGAATTTTCCGAACCCAAGCTCATTGACCTTTTCTTGCTGGCAGCCAACGCATAGTCCGCGAAGGTGAGATTGATGTCGTACGGCGTGCGACGGAAGATATTCGGCGGTGTATAGTTGTTGGGAATGGGCCAGAAGTGCCCCTCCTCATCCCGGGCAAAGGGTACCTGACCAAAGAGCTTGGAAAAGCCATCCAGCTCATAGTAGAATCTCGTCGAAGCCAGCACAAGATCGATGCGCTGGATCTCTGGTAGATGCTTACGGTATATATCCATCGGCATCTGGTCGATTGACAACAAATGTGACTTTGATTTCGCCAAGGTCTGATCCTCCTCGTCTTCCAAACTGTCGTAGACAGAACCCCCGCGCGTCTCCAGAGTCTCCCGCTGTTCCCCCTCCCATATCATCCGGCAAATCGTGTGAAGCTTGTCCTTGATGATCAGATGCTGCTTGCCCATCAGGTACTCGTCTGTGGGCGTCGAGGTGGGGAACTTCTCGTTAAGATAGACGGCCGGCAAGCGGCGAAAGATCAACTCCTTGGTGTACAGTTCCGTGATGTGATCCTCGATCTGGAAGACACGGTTCGTCTGCCAGTAGGTGTTGCAGCACTTGGCCAAGGCCTGGGTGAAACAACCCACCATGTCCTCCGAGCCCTCCAGCATCAGAAGACTGTACTCGCCCATGTACAGGTACAGGCCACAAATGGGATCCGGGGTGATGGCCACCTCCTTGCACTGCTTATGCAGCTGCTCCAAAACCTCAATAAAGATGTCACAGAAATCCTTGGGCTTGCCGGTTCCCGTTACACGGGTCGACTGTTGCTCCTCCTCGCTTACGAACTCCTCCTCGGCAGTTTCTTGACCGCTGAAGCGAAACGTGTGGGTAAGCACCTCGTGATCCTGGTCGCCAGAGGTTCTATTCACCTCCGACGGAAGTTCCAGACTTGCCTCCTCCTCTGCCTCCTCCGTGCTGAGCGAAACATCGTCCATGGGTATGATCATATCCTCCTTGAACTCGAGCGTTGGTTGAGTTAGTGGAACTGCCTCCGACTGGTCAACCTGAGCTGGTTCCGGTTCCGACTCTGGCTCGGTTTCCTCGGGCGTCAAATGGGCGTTCTTAGCCAGGATGAAGATGCGCTGGTAGAACACCGATGTGTCCATCTCTGCCAGCTCCATGTCCACATACTCCACCAGGGACTTGCGCACCTGGAAGGCTATGGGTCGCTTCATGGTGAAAATCGAGTGCCGGGTCATCCGAGCGCATCGCGACTGCCGCTGCCGGGCGGTAATGGAGGGATTCCGGTACCCAGACATGGTTGCTCCTGGGGGTCAGACTGCTCTGCCGAGGTCGAGGCAAAGTATTGATAAAGCTAAGGCGAGCCCCGTTTGTTTCGGGGAATTTCGATTGTTGTCTAGCAACACAGCGGTTGCTTGGCCTCGTAATAAATCTATGCGGGAGAAATCAATGACTGGATTCTTTGTAACCTGGAACAGGGGAGATTTGAAAGTATAGatgatattttttacttttatattgttttattttaaccCGATTCAAGACACTTACTTCCTTCGTAACAACAGGTCTGCCTTAGGCTTACTACTCATCCTACTACTATTTATagttgtatttaaattattcaaagatATTCCCCTTAACTAACATTTAAACATCAAATGGCATAGCCATTTTCTCACAGTGCCTACCCATACGCAGAGCCCATTTGCATGTACATGTGTACGGTGTTATTATCTAACCAATGTACTTGGGTCGCTGcctcaattattattatcattcgTTTGAAATCTAAGGCTCTCTCTCCGGGTTCCCTGAGCCGCCGCCCTTGTCGcttgtctttttgttttgctgagGCTTTTAGTTTAGCTTTGGCTTTCGCTTCTGCTTTTCAGCGAGTTAATTTATTCATGGCCCATTTATGAGCATAGTGATTTCATGCAGCACCTACATCTACCAGCCACCAGCCTCATCCGGCAACATCCGACATCCAAGCGAGGGCTGGGGCTGAGCTGTGGCTGCAGGAACAACAACCAACTCGGCAAGGACGTAAAGGGAAAACTTCTTCATCAGGAGGAGAACTCCTCTGCTTCTGCCCTTGTCTCCATTGGGCTTTGAGCGCTCAGTTTCCAGTTTCCCTACTCTCTTTGAACAATTTGAAACACTTGGGCATACAATATGTTGAAATGATAATGAGgcaaaattgttttttgaCTCGCTCCCCAGGTGTTGCCTCTACCTGGCTGCTGCTTCAAAGGATGTCTGAGCAGGGCTGATTATCCTTATCCTTAGCCAGGATTCGGTTGAGTGGCCGTCGTCGACCGTCGACCGTAGCTTTTGGCCGTTTAGTTTATTGACGCAAAAGTTGCGTAGCAATTTGCGGCAATGTTTTAATAACTAAGTACCTCTGTCTCCGTTGTCCTGGCAGATAAGCTTACATTTTTCTTGTTGGTTGTAAGTTTAAGTAGGTTTTAGGTTGCTTTTTCCTcaagtatataaattataatggtAGTTTATTATGGCTTTGAAGACAGCTTCTAAATTAACTAGTTCAAGTGAGCATTGCtctatatatttcaaaaggaAAAGCTCTTAAAAATGCGCCATAATTCAACTCAACTAAAtagtttgtaaataaataaacaaataaattaagaacCAACCCTTTATTGAGATAAATTTAAGCTGTTTTTAACcccaatttaaagtttaaaaatatttcttaaatatggTTTACATATCTTTAAACCTTAATTGCTACTTTCACTTTCTGTTAGCTCTCGCAGTCTCACTTTCATTACCAGGCAAATATGTAGCTTCCATCGATTTGGCTCTGGAATGTCGACATGCCACGCCCATTTGTCACAGTCACCGGCAGCAGGCACTAGGCAGCAGTCAGCAAGCAGGCAGCGTTGATTGCATCGAAGTTCTTAGTCAATATTTGCCGATTTCAATGAAATGAGAATTTGACATGCAAGCAAACACGGCAGAGACAGCTTGCCTTGCCGATGGAGCTGAAAGCTCGACTGCGTGGAAATGGAAAGTATCTGCTGGCAGAGATGTTGCAACTGCAGTTTccgattcagattcagattcagttGCACTTGGCAGCTGATGCTGCAACAGGAGAaggacaaacacacacaggctGACTTCCTGCAATCGG
Proteins encoded:
- the LOC108075038 gene encoding uncharacterized protein, whose protein sequence is MSGYRNPSITARQRQSRCARMTRHSIFTMKRPIAFQVRKSLVEYVDMELAEMDTSVFYQRIFILAKNAHLTPEETEPESEPEPAQVDQSEAVPLTQPTLEFKEDMIIPMDDVSLSTEEAEEEASLELPSEVNRTSGDQDHEVLTHTFRFSGQETAEEEFVSEEEQQSTRVTGTGKPKDFCDIFIEVLEQLHKQCKEVAITPDPICGLYLYMGEYSLLMLEGSEDMVGCFTQALAKCCNTYWQTNRVFQIEDHITELYTKELIFRRLPAVYLNEKFPTSTPTDEYLMGKQHLIIKDKLHTICRMIWEGEQRETLETRGGSVYDSLEDEEDQTLAKSKSHLLSIDQMPMDIYRKHLPEIQRIDLVLASTRFYYELDGFSKLFGQVPFARDEEGHFWPIPNNYTPPNIFRRTPYDINLTFADYALAASKKRSMSLGSENSGGEEAAEEGAAKEEGADKEEEAAKEETPPKAE